A DNA window from Tachysurus vachellii isolate PV-2020 chromosome 20, HZAU_Pvac_v1, whole genome shotgun sequence contains the following coding sequences:
- the sytl2a gene encoding synaptotagmin-like protein 2 isoform X5: MDLSYLTEEEQEMILSVLKRDAELKHKEEQRIKKLQKTERDKQKLKYLTGEWFYETKSSRHRDKTHGSDIVRASMSRRKPVTIKELTQIWPRTSSFLKSESKDIFIPPELSGLIGEPSTTAHDNRDDHYQVAEYKTSAHPQAKPRPNPFNSRPVGLESHVKTEGYLQTGVPQIPGNMQKVPANQQSTEESLLVWAKPKRTSQIPAEGGSEAPSPVRTAQKQTIRPLSISKSLEDLATLPSNERWKNEQRSGIIHTVEEAPDSLSIAVLDPEQSKRLSVSVPAFTHEQDNSKESDCLSVNSFYSERQRKSSTNTNASASSGLASMSPVSGSVTNIYSTDFGHVEVKGTIQFAINYVNKLGELHIFIVQCRDLAAAEPKRNRSDPYVKCYLLPDKAKLGKRKTSVKKKTLNPTYNEILRYKIPLESLKVHTLNISVWHNDMFGRNSFLGEVNVDLSEWDNNTHMMDRTLKGRTVTPFSPKHVNLDMDVCGDMRISLRFLLKTSEGDKTPRTGEIQVWVKECTKLQSVRRSMDPFVKCSILPVSHEKKRQKTRVVKRTANPVFNHTMVYEGLRPEDLRETCVELTVWDHDRLSNHFIGGTRLNLGTGKSHNTDVKWMDSNAAESALWRRMIESTNEWVEETLPLRMLIMAR; encoded by the exons ATGGATTTGAGCTACTTGACTGAGGAGGAGCAGGAGATGATCCTGTCCGTTCTGAAGAGAGATGCTGAGCTGAAACATAAAGAGGAGCAGCGAATCAA AAAGCTGCAGAAAACTGAGCGAGATAAGCAGAAACTGAAGTACCTGACAGGAGAATGGTTTTACGAGACCAAGTCAAGCAGACACCGAGACAAGACACATGGCTCTGACATCGTTAGAGCCTCCATGTCGCGCAGGAAACCTGTGACTATAA AGGAGCTCACACAGATCTGGCCGAGAACGTCTAGCTTTTTGAAAAGTGAAAGCAAGGACATTTTTATTCCACCCGAATTGTCTGGATTAATAGGCGAACCATCAACAACTGCACATGATAACAG GGACGATCACTACCAAGTTGCAGAATACAAAACTTCTGCACACCCTCAAGCAAAG CCTAGACCGAATCCTTTCAACAGCAGACCGGTAGGGTTAGAATCTCATGTAAAGACTGAGGGATATTTGCAAACTGGTGTACCTCAGATACCAGGGAATATGCAAAAGGTTCCTGCAAACCAACAGTCAACGGAGGAGTCACTGTTGGTATGGGCAAAACCGAAGCGTACATCACAGATCCCTGCTGAGG GTGGCAGTGAGGCGCCAAGTCCAGTAAGAacagcacaaaaacaaaccataagACCTCTTTCTATTTCCAAGAGTTTAGAGGACCTGGCAACCCTACCCTCAA ATgaaagatggaaaaatgaaCAAAGGAGTGGCATAATACACACGGTGGAGGAAG CTCCAGATTCACTCAGCATTGCTGTCCTGGATCCAGAGCAGAGTAAGAGGCTGAGTGTCTCAGTACCTGCTTTCACGCACGAGCAG GATAACAGCAAAGAAAGTGACTGTCTCTCAGTAAACAGTTTCTATTCTGAAAGGCAGAGGAAAAGCAGCACAAATACTAACGCAAGTGCTTCCTCTGGTCTCGCCTCCATGTCTCCT GTCAGTGGCAGTGtcacaaacatttacagcacAGACTTCGGACATGTGGAAGTTAAGGGAACCATCCAGTTTGCCATTAACTATGTGAATAAACTGGGAGAGCTCCACATATTTATAGTCCAGTGCAGAGATTTGGCTGCGGCAGAACCTAAGAGGAACCGTTCTGACCC GTATGTTAAATGCTATCTTTTACCTGACAAAGCAAAGCTGGGGAAGAGGAAAACCTCTGTGAAGAAGAAGACTCTTAATCCTACTTATAACGAAATCTTACGG TATAAGATACCACTTGAGAGCTTAAAGGTCCACACATTAAACATCTCTGTGTGGCATAATGACATGTTTGGGAGGAACAGTTTTCTTGGGGAGGTCAATGTGGATTTGTCTGAGTgggacaataacacacacatgatggACCGCACCCTCAAAGGAAGG ACTGTAACACCATTCAGTCCAAAGCACGTTAACCTCGACATGGATGTGTGTGGAGATATGAGGATATCTTTGCGTTTCCTTCTGAAGACATCTGAAG GTGACAAGACACCACGGACGGGTGAGATTCAAGTCTGGGTAAAGGAATGTACGAAACTACAATCCGTAAGAAGGAGTATGGATCCGTTTGTGAAATG CTCAATTCTTCCAGTCAGCCATgagaaaaaaaggcagaaaactCGGGTTGTAAAGAGGACGGCAAACCCTGTTTTCAACCACACCATGGTCTATGAAGGCCTTAGACCAGAAGACCTGAGAGAAACATGTGTTGAACTCACAGTGTGGGATCATGATCGGCTCAGTAATCACTTCATAGGAGGCACAAGGCTTAACCTTGGAACAG GTAAAAGTCACAACACTGACGTAAAATGGATGGATTCTAACGCTGCTGAATCTGCATTGTGGAGAAGAATGATTGAATCAACGAATGAATGGGTTGAAGAAACCTTGCCTTTAAGGATGCTCATCATGGCAAGATAG